A section of the Pseudomonas sp. FP453 genome encodes:
- a CDS encoding serine O-acetyltransferase, with amino-acid sequence MGGFIDMQQLHDELLTHLIKTLTPAQMKQLEPHLAPLVQNAAQAVAEDLIAYAYRDPASRGRGELILESYASFKAVLFYRLAHLVWNFPDQVNGVFSRMALKLSNQGKILSGAEIHPAARIGRRFVLDHGYGTVIGETCEIGNDCYILCGVTLGARGIANNPDGKRHPRLGNNVEIGSGARVLGYVLIGDNVFISPSCVITQDVPAGTKVKVVNQVQLQKNDESEHSNYLGAFALDERLHVVGEINANHKVTVLDADFHPLQGLMLEPTVKERHHLQFRLHRIEADSHLPRLPLNLKVCGPEFEITLLSPPGLSAMVRHLLQTSPLNVGG; translated from the coding sequence ATGGGGGGGTTTATTGACATGCAACAGCTGCACGATGAGTTGCTCACGCACCTCATCAAGACCCTGACGCCTGCGCAGATGAAGCAACTGGAACCGCACCTGGCGCCCTTGGTGCAGAACGCCGCCCAGGCCGTGGCCGAAGACTTGATCGCCTACGCCTACCGTGATCCCGCCTCGCGTGGCCGGGGTGAGCTGATCCTGGAGTCCTACGCCTCGTTCAAGGCGGTGCTGTTCTACCGCCTGGCGCATTTGGTGTGGAACTTCCCCGACCAGGTCAACGGCGTGTTTTCGCGCATGGCCCTCAAGCTCAGCAACCAGGGCAAGATCCTCTCCGGCGCCGAGATCCACCCGGCGGCGCGTATCGGCCGGCGCTTTGTGCTGGACCACGGCTACGGCACGGTGATCGGCGAGACCTGCGAGATCGGCAACGACTGCTACATCCTCTGCGGCGTGACCCTGGGTGCCCGTGGCATCGCCAATAACCCGGACGGCAAGCGCCACCCGCGCCTGGGCAACAACGTCGAGATCGGCTCCGGCGCGCGGGTGCTGGGCTATGTGCTGATCGGCGACAACGTGTTCATCAGCCCATCCTGCGTGATCACCCAGGACGTGCCCGCAGGCACCAAGGTCAAGGTGGTCAACCAGGTGCAACTGCAAAAAAACGACGAGTCCGAGCACAGCAATTACCTCGGCGCCTTCGCCCTCGACGAGCGCCTGCACGTGGTCGGCGAAATCAACGCCAACCACAAGGTCACGGTGCTCGACGCCGACTTTCACCCCTTGCAGGGCCTGATGCTGGAGCCGACGGTGAAAGAGCGCCACCACCTGCAATTTCGCCTGCACCGCATTGAAGCCGATAGCCACCTGCCGCGCCTGCCACTGAACCTGAAGGTCTGCGGCCCGGAATTTGAAATCACCCTGCTTTCCCCCCCTGGCTTGAGTGCAATGGTGCGTCATCTGTTGCAAACCAGCCCTTTGAACGTCGGAGGTTGA
- a CDS encoding DMT family transporter, translating into MAGLVTSLMFLIVCLSWGTTWLGIKIAVESVPPLTSAGLRFLIAFPLFLCFAMVRREPILFPRESRWFFVFVTLSYFSVPYYLLNYGEMHVSSGLTALLFSCMPVFILIFSALFLRERIYFSQVVGIGIGFGSLYMIIKSQGLHLDHAEFFGVLAILTAAIMHALCYVITKQKGSAISVITYNTLPIGIAGLMLFVAGLWFETPSFDSITLRSWSALFYLGLVASVGGFIVYFMLLKRLSPIILSFVFIIFPVFAVIIGAWYEGVAISRDLMLYSAILLAGFAITKLPVEKLLAKKK; encoded by the coding sequence TTGGCCGGCCTGGTCACCAGCCTGATGTTTCTCATCGTGTGCCTGAGCTGGGGCACCACCTGGCTGGGGATCAAGATTGCCGTGGAGAGCGTGCCGCCGCTGACGTCCGCGGGCCTGCGCTTCCTGATCGCCTTCCCGCTGTTCCTGTGTTTTGCCATGGTGCGCCGCGAGCCGATCCTGTTCCCCCGGGAAAGCCGCTGGTTCTTTGTGTTCGTGACCCTCTCCTACTTCAGCGTTCCCTATTACCTGCTCAACTACGGCGAGATGCATGTGTCATCCGGCCTGACCGCCCTGCTGTTCAGTTGCATGCCGGTGTTCATCCTGATTTTCTCCGCGCTGTTCCTGCGCGAGCGCATCTACTTCTCCCAGGTGGTCGGCATCGGTATCGGTTTCGGCAGCCTCTACATGATCATCAAGAGCCAGGGCCTGCACCTGGACCACGCCGAGTTCTTCGGGGTGCTGGCGATTCTGACCGCCGCGATCATGCATGCCTTGTGCTACGTCATTACCAAGCAAAAAGGCAGCGCCATCAGCGTGATCACCTACAACACCCTGCCCATCGGCATTGCCGGGCTGATGCTGTTCGTGGCCGGGCTGTGGTTTGAAACCCCCAGCTTCGACAGCATCACCCTGCGCTCCTGGAGTGCGCTGTTCTACCTCGGGCTGGTCGCCTCGGTCGGTGGCTTCATCGTGTACTTCATGCTGCTCAAGCGCCTGAGCCCGATCATCCTGTCGTTCGTGTTCATCATCTTCCCGGTGTTCGCGGTGATCATCGGCGCCTGGTACGAAGGCGTGGCGATTTCCCGCGACCTGATGCTGTATTCGGCCATCCTGCTGGCCGGTTTTGCGATCACCAAGTTGCCGGTTGAAAAACTCCTGGCCAAGAAAAAATGA
- the moeB gene encoding molybdopterin-synthase adenylyltransferase MoeB has translation MDVLRPNALEQIYAHASRSYPEECCGFVFADGSVHLGSNIQNELHRKNPEIYPRTAANGYTFSVADTLLLNKAFRGDNPVVVIYHSHPDVGAYFSDEDQDKALFMGEPIFPVSYLVVDVRQGQALSSKLFAWDGKHFALNPFNDLHTELSMNAVSFPDILVRVAKLPESTLEGTGSTLREVIENLCESHPQLRPHLFHEKNNQLKEHFLFTAEEELIGADDPLPGKARIEVLLATSGGMDVETLSNEEVQRYVRHITLPGVGREGQLNLKKAKVLIIGTGGLGSPISLYLAAAGIGTLGLVDFDVVESSNLQRQIVHGNSTLGMPKVESARQRLQDLNRHIQINAHDTALNADNALELVGAYDLVIDGTDNFDTRYLVNDACVQLGKPLVYGAIYRFDGQISVLNYKGGPCYRCLFPQAPPAELAPNCSAGGVIGVLPGVVGMIQATEAIKLLIGIGDPLSGRLMRFDALAMKFSEIRFKRRADCPCCSELRHSASQAPAVWADAVPSTPSLAAERYIKPRVLKQLLEHPRSADVLLDVRDASELEVCKLPGVVHIPLAELDGQLDSLSRDNTHYLICYAGTRAEQAATTLLAAGFANTKVLQGGMKHWVRDVEPDMPLY, from the coding sequence ATGGACGTCCTCCGCCCCAACGCCCTGGAACAGATCTACGCCCACGCCAGCCGCAGCTATCCTGAGGAATGCTGTGGGTTCGTCTTCGCCGACGGCAGTGTGCACCTGGGCAGCAATATCCAGAACGAGCTGCACCGCAAGAACCCCGAGATCTACCCGCGCACCGCCGCCAACGGCTACACCTTCTCGGTGGCCGACACCCTGCTGCTGAACAAAGCGTTTCGCGGCGACAACCCGGTGGTGGTGATCTACCACTCCCACCCCGACGTCGGCGCCTACTTCAGTGACGAAGACCAGGACAAGGCGCTGTTCATGGGCGAACCGATCTTCCCCGTGAGCTACCTGGTGGTCGATGTTCGCCAGGGCCAGGCCCTGAGTTCAAAGCTGTTTGCCTGGGATGGCAAGCATTTCGCCCTTAACCCTTTCAACGACCTGCACACGGAGTTGTCCATGAACGCTGTCTCTTTCCCCGACATTCTGGTTCGCGTGGCCAAGCTGCCGGAATCGACCCTTGAGGGCACCGGATCGACATTGCGCGAAGTCATTGAAAACCTCTGCGAAAGCCACCCGCAATTGCGCCCGCATCTGTTCCACGAAAAGAACAACCAGCTCAAGGAACACTTCCTGTTTACCGCCGAGGAAGAGCTGATCGGCGCCGACGATCCACTCCCCGGGAAAGCCCGGATCGAAGTGTTGCTCGCCACGTCCGGCGGCATGGATGTGGAGACGTTGAGCAATGAAGAAGTGCAACGTTATGTGCGCCATATCACCCTGCCGGGCGTCGGCCGCGAAGGCCAGTTGAACCTGAAGAAAGCCAAGGTGCTGATCATCGGCACCGGCGGCCTGGGCTCGCCCATCAGCCTCTACCTGGCGGCGGCCGGCATCGGCACCCTGGGCCTGGTGGATTTCGACGTGGTGGAAAGCAGCAACCTGCAACGCCAGATCGTCCACGGCAACAGCACATTGGGCATGCCCAAGGTCGAGTCCGCCAGGCAGCGCCTGCAGGACCTCAACCGCCATATCCAGATCAACGCCCACGACACCGCCCTGAATGCCGACAACGCCCTCGAGCTGGTCGGCGCCTACGACCTGGTGATCGACGGCACCGACAATTTCGACACCCGCTACCTGGTCAACGACGCCTGCGTCCAGCTGGGCAAACCCTTGGTGTACGGCGCCATCTACCGTTTCGACGGGCAGATCAGCGTGCTCAACTATAAAGGTGGGCCGTGCTACCGCTGCCTGTTTCCCCAGGCGCCGCCCGCTGAGCTGGCACCCAATTGCAGCGCCGGCGGGGTCATCGGCGTGCTGCCCGGCGTGGTCGGGATGATCCAGGCCACCGAGGCGATCAAGTTGCTCATCGGCATCGGCGACCCCCTGTCTGGCCGCCTGATGCGCTTCGATGCGCTGGCAATGAAATTCAGCGAGATCCGCTTCAAGCGCCGCGCCGACTGCCCGTGCTGCTCGGAGCTGCGCCACAGCGCAAGCCAGGCACCAGCGGTGTGGGCCGACGCAGTGCCGAGCACGCCGTCGCTGGCCGCAGAACGCTACATCAAGCCGCGCGTGCTCAAGCAACTGCTCGAACACCCGCGCAGCGCCGACGTACTGCTGGACGTGCGCGACGCCAGCGAGCTGGAAGTGTGCAAATTGCCCGGCGTGGTGCACATCCCCTTGGCCGAGCTGGATGGACAACTCGACAGCCTCAGCCGCGACAACACCCACTACCTGATCTGTTATGCCGGCACCCGCGCCGAGCAAGCGGCCACCACCCTGCTGGCGGCCGGTTTCGCCAACACCAAAGTGCTGCAGGGCGGCATGAAGCATTGGGTGCGCGACGTCGAACCCGACATGCCTTTGTATTGA
- a CDS encoding alanyl-tRNA editing protein: MSVHTMETLALFDSAPYQNAFSARVIAVSEHGIALEHTLFYPTGGGQPGDTGHFTLADGTRVEVVGTVRDPVLRSIIWHQVEHCPEQLTSGVQVDAGLDWERRYQHMKMHTCLHLLCSIIDAPVTGCSISADKGRLDFDLPEMTLDKDSITRDLNALIEQAHTVKALSMPASEYSTLLQITRTQAVAPPVVQGSVRIIEIAGVDIQPCGGTHVINTEEIGRVFCEKIEKKSKHNRRVILRFE, encoded by the coding sequence ATGTCCGTGCACACCATGGAAACCCTGGCGCTGTTCGACAGCGCGCCCTACCAGAATGCGTTCAGCGCGCGGGTCATCGCCGTCAGCGAACACGGCATCGCCCTGGAGCACACGCTGTTCTACCCCACGGGCGGCGGGCAACCGGGCGACACCGGGCACTTCACCCTGGCCGATGGCACGCGGGTCGAGGTCGTCGGCACCGTGCGCGACCCGGTGCTGCGCTCGATCATCTGGCACCAGGTGGAACACTGCCCCGAACAATTGACCTCGGGCGTGCAGGTTGACGCCGGCCTCGATTGGGAGCGGCGCTACCAGCACATGAAGATGCACACCTGCCTGCACCTGTTGTGCTCGATCATCGACGCCCCTGTGACCGGTTGCAGCATCAGCGCCGACAAAGGTCGCCTGGATTTCGACCTGCCGGAAATGACCCTCGACAAGGACAGCATCACCCGCGACCTCAATGCGCTGATCGAACAGGCCCACACGGTGAAGGCCCTGTCGATGCCCGCCTCGGAGTATTCGACCCTGCTGCAAATCACCCGCACCCAGGCGGTTGCGCCGCCGGTGGTGCAAGGCTCGGTGCGCATCATCGAGATTGCCGGGGTGGATATCCAGCCGTGCGGCGGCACCCATGTGATCAACACCGAGGAAATCGGCCGGGTGTTCTGCGAGAAGATCGAGAAGAAGAGCAAGCACAACCGCCGGGTCATCCTGCGTTTTGAATAA
- a CDS encoding PLP-dependent cysteine synthase family protein, with protein sequence MLHNSILDVIGHTPIVRLAQFSEDLGIEVYAKLESLNPGGSHKARIALGMILDAERRGVLIRDAGQTIIEPSGGNTGIGLVMAGNVLGYKVVLVIPDNYSPEKQKLLRLYGAKVVLSDSRLGNNSHGEKCLELQLENPSYVMLNQQRNGANPQTHRDTTAPEILRAFGERRVDYFVSGIGTGGHITGIGETLKAAWPELRVMGVEPEECDLLKNQHAPHHIQGLSIGLIPSILNLDVLDGMLKVSRQECIDMMKRIMRTDAISLGLSSAANMVAIAKLAPELPTETVVLTMVYDNADSYLPSFE encoded by the coding sequence ATGCTGCATAACTCCATTCTCGACGTCATCGGCCATACGCCGATCGTACGTCTGGCGCAGTTTTCCGAAGACCTCGGCATCGAGGTCTACGCCAAGCTCGAATCCCTCAACCCTGGCGGCAGCCACAAGGCGCGTATCGCCCTGGGCATGATCCTCGACGCCGAGCGCCGTGGCGTGCTGATCCGTGACGCCGGGCAAACCATCATCGAGCCCAGCGGCGGCAACACCGGCATTGGCCTGGTGATGGCGGGCAACGTGCTGGGCTACAAAGTGGTGCTGGTGATCCCCGACAACTACAGCCCCGAAAAGCAGAAGCTGCTGCGCCTCTACGGCGCCAAGGTGGTGCTGTCAGACAGCCGCCTCGGTAACAATTCCCACGGCGAAAAGTGCCTGGAACTGCAACTGGAAAACCCCAGCTACGTGATGCTCAACCAGCAACGCAATGGCGCCAACCCGCAAACCCACCGCGACACCACCGCACCCGAGATCCTGCGCGCTTTTGGTGAGCGGCGCGTGGACTACTTCGTCAGCGGCATCGGCACCGGTGGCCACATCACCGGCATCGGCGAAACCCTCAAGGCCGCCTGGCCGGAGCTGCGCGTCATGGGCGTGGAGCCGGAAGAGTGCGACCTGCTGAAAAACCAGCACGCGCCGCACCATATCCAGGGCCTGTCGATCGGCCTGATCCCCAGCATCCTCAACCTGGATGTGCTGGACGGCATGCTCAAGGTGTCGCGCCAGGAGTGCATCGACATGATGAAACGCATCATGCGCACGGATGCCATCAGCCTGGGCCTGTCCTCGGCCGCCAACATGGTGGCCATTGCCAAGCTCGCCCCGGAGCTGCCCACCGAAACAGTGGTACTGACCATGGTCTACGACAATGCCGACAGCTACCTGCCCAGTTTCGAATAA